A single genomic interval of Methylocystis sp. IM3 harbors:
- a CDS encoding glutamate synthase subunit beta, whose translation MGKVTGFLEIDRQDRKYKPAADRIRHYDEFVIPLSEEATRSQASRCMDCGIPFCHNGCPVNNQIPDWNDLVYHNDWRRALANLHSTNNFPEFTGRICPAPCEASCTLNLQDQPVTIKTIECAIIDRGFAEGWVVPEPPKRKTGRRVAVVGSGPAGLAAAQQLARAGHDVHVFEKAPKAGGLLRYGIPDFKMEKHLVDRRVEQMEAEGVIFHYNVDVGVDMNVRDLVASHDAVVLAGGAEEPRDLPIPGRELRGVHVAMDFLTQQNRRVSGEPLTTNEPILATGKHVIVIGGGDTGSDCIGTSVRQGALSVTQLEIMPRPPEKENKLLTWPDWPLKLRTSSSHEEGSAREFSVLTREFVGDGGAVAGLRCVRVDGKMQEVPDSSFTLRADLVLLAMGFVSPVRKGLLDQAGVELDNRGNVAADTRAYKSSREKLFACGDMRRGQSLVVWAIREGRQCAHAVDLHLMGETNLPR comes from the coding sequence ATGGGCAAGGTCACGGGCTTTCTCGAAATCGACCGTCAGGACCGCAAATACAAGCCGGCGGCCGATCGCATTCGTCATTACGACGAATTCGTCATTCCACTTTCGGAAGAGGCGACCCGCAGCCAGGCCTCGCGCTGCATGGATTGCGGCATCCCGTTCTGCCACAATGGCTGCCCGGTCAATAACCAGATCCCGGACTGGAACGACCTCGTCTATCACAACGACTGGCGGCGGGCGCTCGCCAACCTCCATTCGACGAACAACTTCCCGGAATTTACCGGCCGCATCTGCCCGGCGCCCTGCGAAGCGTCCTGTACGCTGAACCTTCAGGACCAGCCGGTCACGATCAAGACGATCGAATGCGCCATCATCGACCGTGGCTTCGCCGAGGGCTGGGTGGTCCCCGAGCCGCCCAAGCGCAAGACAGGCCGCCGTGTCGCCGTCGTCGGCTCGGGTCCGGCGGGCCTCGCGGCAGCGCAGCAGCTCGCGCGCGCCGGCCACGACGTGCATGTCTTCGAGAAGGCGCCCAAGGCCGGCGGCCTGCTGCGCTATGGCATCCCGGACTTCAAGATGGAGAAGCATCTGGTCGACCGCCGCGTCGAGCAGATGGAGGCCGAGGGCGTCATCTTCCACTACAATGTCGATGTCGGCGTGGACATGAATGTCCGCGACCTGGTCGCGAGTCACGACGCCGTCGTTCTCGCGGGCGGCGCCGAGGAGCCGCGCGATCTGCCGATTCCCGGCCGCGAGCTGCGGGGCGTCCATGTCGCCATGGACTTCCTCACGCAGCAGAACCGCCGCGTTTCGGGCGAGCCGCTCACGACCAACGAGCCGATTCTCGCGACCGGCAAGCACGTCATCGTCATCGGCGGCGGCGACACCGGTTCGGACTGCATCGGCACTTCCGTGCGCCAGGGCGCTCTGTCCGTCACGCAGCTCGAAATCATGCCGCGCCCGCCGGAGAAGGAGAACAAGCTGCTGACCTGGCCGGACTGGCCGCTGAAGCTGCGCACCTCCTCGTCGCATGAAGAAGGTTCGGCGCGCGAGTTCTCAGTGCTGACAAGGGAATTTGTCGGCGACGGCGGCGCGGTTGCGGGTCTGCGCTGCGTGCGAGTCGATGGCAAGATGCAGGAAGTTCCGGACAGCTCCTTCACGCTGAGGGCCGATCTCGTTCTCCTCGCCATGGGCTTCGTTTCGCCTGTGCGCAAGGGGTTGCTCGACCAGGCGGGCGTGGAACTGGACAACCGCGGAAACGTCGCGGCCGATACGCGAGCCTATAAATCGTCGCGCGAGAAACTGTTCGCGTGCGGAGACATGCGGCGCGGACAATCGCTCGTGGTGTGGGCCATTCGCGAGGGACGCCAATGCGCCCATGCGGTCGACCTTCACCTGATGGGCGAAACGAATTTGCCAAGGTGA
- a CDS encoding SDR family oxidoreductase, which produces MIETGDNPAGPALVTGAARRIGLAIAGRLAHEGRPVVLHTSRRSADEAELAAEAIRARGGEAVVAVADLADASETQRLIEFAARAFGPLTLLVNNASIFEVDEAQDFSLDGYERHMAINLRAPLLLSRDFAAQLPAGADGVIVNMIDQRVWRLTPRYFSYTLTKSALWTATRTMAQAYAPRIRVNAVGPGPVFPNEALGDREFEIEARGVPLGHAADVSGVVDAVVFLAKAKSVTGQMIAVDSGQHLAWRTPDVAPE; this is translated from the coding sequence ATGATCGAGACCGGGGACAATCCTGCGGGGCCGGCGCTTGTGACAGGCGCGGCGCGGCGCATCGGCCTCGCCATCGCCGGGCGTCTCGCGCATGAGGGGCGGCCGGTCGTGCTCCATACGTCGCGCCGTTCGGCCGATGAGGCGGAGCTTGCGGCGGAGGCGATCCGCGCACGCGGCGGCGAGGCCGTCGTCGCGGTCGCCGATCTTGCGGACGCCTCGGAGACGCAGCGGCTCATCGAGTTCGCGGCGCGCGCCTTCGGACCGTTGACGCTCCTCGTCAATAACGCGTCGATCTTCGAGGTGGACGAAGCGCAGGATTTTTCTCTCGATGGCTACGAACGCCACATGGCGATCAATCTGCGCGCGCCGCTGCTGCTCTCCCGCGACTTTGCGGCCCAATTGCCGGCGGGGGCGGACGGGGTCATCGTGAACATGATCGATCAGCGCGTCTGGCGCCTCACCCCGCGCTACTTCAGCTACACGCTCACCAAATCGGCGTTGTGGACCGCGACGCGCACCATGGCGCAGGCCTATGCGCCAAGGATCCGCGTCAATGCCGTGGGGCCGGGGCCGGTCTTCCCAAATGAGGCGCTGGGCGACCGCGAGTTCGAGATCGAGGCCCGCGGCGTGCCGCTCGGCCATGCGGCCGATGTCTCGGGCGTGGTGGACGCGGTGGTTTTTCTGGCGAAAGCGAAGAGCGTCACGGGCCAGATGATCGCCGTCGACAGCGGCCAGCATCTCGCCTGGCGCACGCCGGATGTGGCGCCGGAGTAG
- a CDS encoding ribonuclease T2 has product MSGFNAAIFARAFALAAAFCVFAPVVSAQAKDDDCILDHCADRLPPKATEPSTKPEPATGADGGLRAGAPARDFDFYVLALSWSPGFCDSVGGAHDQCEPGKGQGFVVHGLWPQYEQGFPSECAGPRAPSRLALERANGLFPDDRLARYEWRKHGTCTGKSPSDYFADVARAREAVTIPQPFVKPTRDQTFTPIDVERAFFDANPRLRPGMMAVSCRRDVLDGVRICMTKDLREFRACPDIVRRGCHQREISAPAPL; this is encoded by the coding sequence ATGTCAGGTTTCAACGCTGCCATTTTCGCGCGCGCTTTCGCACTCGCGGCCGCTTTTTGCGTCTTCGCGCCCGTCGTCTCCGCACAGGCGAAGGACGACGACTGCATTCTCGACCATTGCGCCGACCGCCTGCCGCCCAAGGCGACAGAGCCTTCGACGAAGCCCGAACCAGCGACGGGGGCCGACGGCGGCCTTCGCGCCGGAGCGCCCGCGCGCGATTTCGATTTTTACGTTCTGGCGCTGAGCTGGTCGCCCGGCTTCTGCGACAGCGTCGGCGGCGCGCATGATCAATGCGAGCCGGGAAAAGGGCAGGGCTTCGTCGTCCATGGCCTCTGGCCGCAATATGAGCAGGGCTTTCCGAGCGAGTGCGCCGGGCCGCGCGCGCCGTCGCGCCTTGCGCTCGAGCGCGCCAATGGCCTCTTTCCCGACGACAGGCTGGCGCGCTACGAGTGGCGCAAGCATGGGACCTGCACGGGTAAAAGTCCGAGCGACTATTTCGCCGACGTGGCCCGCGCGCGCGAGGCGGTGACGATCCCGCAGCCTTTCGTGAAGCCGACGCGCGACCAGACCTTTACGCCCATCGACGTGGAGCGCGCCTTCTTCGACGCCAATCCGCGCCTGCGGCCCGGCATGATGGCCGTCTCCTGCCGCCGCGACGTGCTGGACGGCGTGCGCATCTGCATGACGAAGGACCTGCGGGAGTTCCGCGCCTGTCCGGATATTGTCCGGCGCGGCTGCCATCAGCGGGAAATTTCCGCGCCCGCGCCGCTGTAG
- the lysM gene encoding peptidoglycan-binding protein LysM: MGIFDFFTGKSKAAPSVSGATDTAAAPADALMKELQGLGFDVSGVDIEVSGDTVTLNGAVASRAELEKIVLAVGNSKGVAKVENNLIAPDHDPTQPSGIHVVEKGDTLWKIAEACYGDGARYKEIFEANRPMLSDPDKIYPGQRLRIPGASGAALAKAGGWAPPAEIAGKS; encoded by the coding sequence ATGGGTATCTTTGACTTTTTCACTGGCAAGAGCAAAGCGGCGCCGAGCGTTTCTGGCGCGACGGACACTGCGGCCGCCCCCGCCGACGCGCTCATGAAGGAGCTGCAAGGGCTGGGATTCGACGTCTCGGGCGTCGACATAGAAGTCAGCGGCGACACAGTGACGCTCAATGGCGCGGTCGCTTCGCGCGCGGAGCTCGAGAAGATCGTGCTCGCCGTCGGCAACAGCAAGGGCGTCGCGAAGGTCGAGAACAATCTCATCGCGCCCGACCACGATCCCACGCAACCCTCCGGCATTCACGTCGTCGAAAAGGGCGACACGTTGTGGAAGATCGCCGAAGCCTGTTACGGCGACGGCGCCCGCTATAAGGAAATCTTCGAGGCCAACAGGCCGATGCTCTCGGACCCCGACAAGATCTACCCCGGCCAGCGCCTGCGAATTCCGGGCGCGAGCGGCGCGGCGCTGGCGAAGGCCGGCGGCTGGGCGCCGCCTGCCGAGATCGCCGGCAAGTCGTAA
- a CDS encoding glutathione S-transferase produces MMILRYSAASPYARKIRIAAELLGLASHIEIVAASTADPKDSLRQQNPLGKIPTLLLEDGTALYDSRVIADYLDYLGGHRLIPADPLRRFDVLRLQALGDGINDAALLIRYETATRRTELRDPEAIALQQGKIDRALAVLDAAPPEGPVDIGQIAVACALGYLDLRFEGAWRAGHPRLAAWLAEFEVQVPAFAATGA; encoded by the coding sequence ATGATGATCCTTCGCTATTCCGCCGCCTCTCCTTACGCGCGCAAGATCCGCATCGCGGCGGAGCTTCTGGGGCTCGCCTCGCACATCGAGATCGTCGCGGCCAGCACGGCCGACCCGAAGGATTCGCTGCGCCAGCAAAATCCGCTCGGCAAAATCCCGACGCTGCTGCTCGAAGATGGAACGGCGCTCTACGACAGCCGCGTGATCGCCGATTATCTCGATTACCTCGGCGGCCATAGACTGATCCCCGCCGATCCGCTGCGCCGTTTCGACGTCCTGCGGCTCCAGGCGCTCGGCGACGGGATCAACGACGCCGCGCTGCTCATCCGCTACGAGACGGCGACGCGCCGGACCGAGCTGCGCGACCCCGAGGCGATCGCGCTTCAGCAGGGCAAGATCGACCGCGCGCTCGCCGTGCTGGACGCCGCGCCGCCCGAGGGTCCCGTGGACATCGGCCAGATCGCCGTCGCCTGCGCGCTCGGCTATCTCGATCTGCGTTTCGAGGGCGCATGGCGCGCAGGCCATCCGAGACTCGCCGCCTGGCTTGCGGAATTCGAAGTGCAGGTTCCGGCCTTCGCGGCGACAGGGGCGTAA
- a CDS encoding SGNH/GDSL hydrolase family protein — MATNSRATAIFTRLLAIAAITLAALVVSAPSSHAQDPFSEFFGSIFGGPRRAPTQHAEQPRVRRIMPHQENRPPTYWRGGEASRGAKRAKRAEPATDISASEKPDVAANYFVAVMGDSFGVLLANGLEETFADKPEIGVEKKAKENSGLVREDYYDWAKAARDIANGAPKVDVAVIMIGSNDRQPLRDGTKSEEPFSPRWRELYQARVDAVLAPFREKKIPVVWVGLPIMKSETFSADMAKLNEIYRDAVAKDGGVYVDLWEALADERGQFSAFGPDINGQIVKLRTADGVHLTDAGALSVAHFVANEIRKLYDGNRPALPEQPPTAAAPATGAPAETPAQAATPAANGPPIVFRSPVNPVSPNAPALPDRPAIGPVQALTGAPAPGGAELARPKQQANESGAGAQALARHVFVDGGDQPSRPNRADDTSWQAPRQ, encoded by the coding sequence ATGGCGACGAATTCCAGAGCAACGGCCATTTTCACGCGCCTGCTGGCGATTGCGGCGATCACGCTGGCTGCGCTCGTGGTCAGTGCGCCGAGTTCGCACGCGCAGGACCCCTTCTCGGAGTTTTTCGGGAGCATTTTTGGCGGCCCGAGGCGCGCGCCAACGCAGCACGCAGAGCAGCCGCGGGTCCGCCGCATCATGCCCCATCAGGAGAATCGGCCGCCAACCTATTGGCGTGGCGGCGAGGCCAGCCGCGGCGCCAAACGCGCCAAGCGGGCCGAACCGGCGACAGACATCTCCGCATCCGAAAAGCCGGACGTCGCCGCGAATTATTTCGTTGCGGTGATGGGCGACAGCTTCGGCGTGCTGCTTGCCAATGGGCTCGAAGAAACCTTCGCCGACAAGCCCGAGATCGGCGTAGAGAAAAAGGCGAAGGAAAACTCCGGCCTCGTCCGCGAGGATTATTATGACTGGGCAAAGGCCGCGAGGGACATCGCCAATGGCGCGCCGAAGGTCGACGTCGCGGTGATCATGATCGGCTCGAACGACCGCCAGCCGCTGCGCGACGGAACAAAGAGCGAGGAGCCCTTTTCGCCCCGCTGGCGAGAACTCTATCAGGCGCGCGTCGACGCCGTACTGGCGCCGTTCCGGGAGAAGAAAATCCCCGTCGTCTGGGTTGGCCTGCCCATCATGAAGAGCGAGACTTTCTCGGCCGATATGGCGAAGCTCAACGAGATCTATCGCGACGCGGTCGCGAAAGATGGCGGCGTTTACGTCGACTTATGGGAGGCGCTCGCGGACGAACGCGGCCAGTTCAGCGCCTTCGGACCGGACATCAACGGCCAGATCGTCAAATTGCGCACGGCCGACGGCGTGCATCTCACTGACGCCGGCGCGCTCAGCGTCGCGCATTTCGTCGCGAACGAAATCAGGAAATTATACGACGGCAATCGCCCCGCCTTGCCCGAACAGCCGCCGACAGCGGCGGCGCCCGCGACCGGCGCGCCCGCCGAAACGCCCGCTCAGGCCGCCACGCCAGCCGCCAATGGCCCGCCCATCGTCTTCCGCTCGCCCGTCAATCCAGTTTCGCCCAACGCCCCCGCCCTGCCCGATCGGCCGGCGATCGGCCCCGTTCAGGCCCTGACCGGAGCGCCGGCGCCGGGCGGCGCCGAACTCGCGCGCCCCAAGCAGCAAGCAAACGAATCCGGCGCCGGCGCGCAGGCTCTCGCTCGGCATGTGTTCGTTGACGGCGGCGATCAGCCGTCGCGCCCCAATCGCGCCGACGACACGTCCTGGCAAGCGCCGCGCCAATAA
- a CDS encoding L,D-transpeptidase encodes MPHFDFGARRLLSLAAFSLLAGALVTPASADDRGFLALFDSEPASDARDMTAYYGEPGYSHYSAPQQAAPRDLQDETRLGREYPTVTREMMADPTDERPGTITVDTANRYLYLSLANGQAMRYGIGVGRQGFTWKGRVRIGRKESWPDWTPPKEMLKRRPDLPRHMVGGEDNPLGARAMYLYAGDKDTMFRIHGSNEPWTIGQAVSSGCIRMTNDDVTDLFSRVKIGTTVVVL; translated from the coding sequence ATGCCCCATTTTGATTTCGGCGCGCGTCGTCTTCTGTCTCTAGCCGCTTTTTCGCTTCTCGCGGGCGCCCTCGTGACTCCCGCATCGGCAGACGATCGCGGCTTCCTCGCGCTCTTCGACAGCGAACCGGCCTCGGACGCGCGCGACATGACCGCCTATTACGGCGAACCCGGTTACAGCCATTACAGCGCCCCTCAACAGGCAGCGCCGCGAGACTTGCAGGATGAGACTCGGCTCGGGCGCGAATATCCCACGGTTACCCGAGAAATGATGGCGGACCCGACCGATGAGCGGCCCGGCACGATCACCGTCGACACGGCGAACCGCTATCTCTATCTCTCGCTCGCCAATGGGCAGGCAATGCGCTACGGCATCGGCGTCGGCCGGCAGGGCTTCACCTGGAAGGGCCGCGTCCGCATCGGCAGGAAAGAAAGCTGGCCCGACTGGACGCCGCCGAAGGAAATGCTCAAACGCCGGCCGGACCTGCCCCGCCACATGGTCGGAGGCGAAGACAATCCGCTTGGCGCTCGCGCCATGTATCTCTACGCCGGCGATAAAGACACGATGTTCCGCATCCACGGCTCTAACGAACCCTGGACGATCGGCCAGGCGGTCTCCTCCGGCTGCATCCGCATGACCAATGACGATGTGACCGATCTGTTCAGCCGCGTGAAAATCGGCACGACGGTCGTCGTTTTGTAA
- the tsaD gene encoding tRNA (adenosine(37)-N6)-threonylcarbamoyltransferase complex transferase subunit TsaD — protein sequence MRVLGIETTCDETAAAVVSDRLGGDGGDILSNEVLSQIAQHAAYGGVVPEIAARAHIEALDRLIVRALANARVELGDIDAIAAAAGPGLIGGVLVGLTAAKGLALALGKPFVAVNHLEAHALTARLTDHLEFPFIALLISGGHTQLVAVRGVGDYRRLGSTIDDAAGEAFDKVAKMMGLPYPGGPHIEQLAQEGDSHRFEFPRPMVGRGGADFSLSGLKTAVRQEILKLPALGEQDRKDLAASFQAAIVDVIVDRVRGGIRLFSESEGRPSGLVIGGGVGANGAIRRALTRLCAESGLRFVSPPANLCSDNGAIIAWAGLERLKCGLTSDLGFAPRPRWPLDAVASEAHHGKA from the coding sequence ATGCGCGTTCTCGGCATCGAAACCACCTGCGACGAGACGGCGGCCGCGGTCGTGTCGGATCGGCTGGGCGGGGATGGCGGCGACATCCTCTCCAACGAGGTGCTGAGCCAGATCGCACAGCATGCCGCCTATGGCGGGGTGGTGCCGGAGATCGCCGCCCGCGCCCATATCGAGGCGCTCGACCGCCTCATCGTCCGCGCGCTCGCCAACGCCAGGGTCGAACTCGGCGACATCGACGCGATCGCCGCCGCCGCCGGGCCGGGGCTGATCGGCGGGGTGCTGGTGGGGCTCACGGCCGCGAAGGGACTGGCCCTCGCGCTGGGCAAGCCCTTCGTCGCGGTCAATCATCTCGAGGCGCATGCGCTCACCGCGCGGCTGACCGATCACCTTGAATTTCCCTTTATCGCGCTGCTGATTTCCGGCGGCCATACCCAGCTCGTCGCCGTGCGCGGGGTGGGCGATTACCGCCGCCTCGGGTCGACCATCGACGACGCGGCCGGCGAGGCGTTCGACAAGGTGGCCAAGATGATGGGGCTGCCCTATCCCGGCGGCCCCCATATCGAGCAGCTCGCGCAGGAGGGCGATTCCCACCGCTTCGAATTCCCGCGCCCCATGGTCGGTCGCGGCGGCGCGGATTTCTCGCTCTCCGGGCTCAAGACCGCCGTGCGGCAGGAAATTCTCAAGCTTCCGGCGCTCGGCGAGCAGGACAGGAAAGACCTCGCCGCCTCCTTCCAGGCGGCGATCGTGGATGTGATCGTCGATCGCGTGCGCGGCGGCATTCGCCTGTTCAGCGAGAGCGAGGGGCGGCCGAGCGGGCTCGTGATCGGCGGCGGCGTCGGCGCCAATGGCGCGATCCGCCGCGCGCTGACGCGGCTTTGCGCCGAGAGCGGCCTGCGCTTCGTATCGCCGCCCGCGAACCTCTGTTCGGACAATGGCGCGATCATCGCCTGGGCCGGGCTCGAACGGCTGAAATGCGGATTAACCAGTGATCTCGGTTTCGCGCCACGCCCGCGCTGGCCGCTCGACGCCGTCGCCAGCGAGGCGCATCACGGCAAGGCGTAG
- a CDS encoding 23S rRNA (adenine(2030)-N(6))-methyltransferase RlmJ, producing the protein MNYRHGFHAGNFADVFKHALLARLLSYLTRKDAPFRVIDTHAGEGAYDLSADEAERTLEWRDGVGRLADLSGADAQTLELLAPYLDCLGPFDQAGRPALYPGSPLIAARLMRPQDRAIFCELRPDAFAALRYRFGRDARVKAIHIDGYTGLSAYVPPKERRGLVLIDPPFERTDEFEAMFSAFLGAYRKWPTGVYALWHPSKDAQIERKFLDAFGREGVKRALRLSLAVAASGDGLRRTGLVVVNPPFLFEEEARRILSFLAPRLAQGPGAGFEVERLTQE; encoded by the coding sequence ATGAATTATCGCCACGGCTTTCACGCCGGCAATTTCGCGGATGTCTTCAAGCACGCATTGCTGGCGCGGCTGCTGTCGTATCTGACGCGAAAGGACGCCCCCTTTCGCGTCATCGACACCCATGCCGGAGAAGGGGCCTATGATCTTTCCGCCGACGAGGCCGAGCGCACGCTCGAATGGCGCGACGGAGTTGGCCGCCTCGCCGATCTTTCGGGCGCGGACGCGCAGACGCTGGAGCTGCTCGCGCCCTATCTCGATTGCCTCGGTCCTTTCGATCAGGCCGGGCGCCCGGCGCTCTATCCCGGTTCGCCGCTCATCGCCGCGCGGCTGATGCGCCCGCAGGATCGCGCCATCTTCTGCGAACTACGCCCGGACGCCTTCGCGGCGCTGCGTTACCGCTTCGGCCGCGACGCGCGCGTAAAGGCGATCCACATCGACGGGTATACGGGCCTTTCCGCCTATGTGCCCCCAAAAGAGCGGCGCGGGCTCGTGCTGATCGACCCGCCTTTCGAGCGCACGGACGAGTTCGAGGCGATGTTTTCGGCTTTCCTCGGCGCCTACCGGAAATGGCCGACGGGCGTTTACGCGCTGTGGCATCCCTCCAAGGACGCGCAGATCGAGCGCAAATTCCTCGACGCCTTCGGGCGCGAGGGCGTCAAGCGGGCGCTGCGTCTGTCGCTCGCCGTCGCGGCAAGCGGCGATGGCCTGCGCCGCACCGGCCTCGTCGTGGTCAATCCGCCCTTCCTCTTCGAGGAGGAGGCCCGCCGCATCCTCTCTTTTCTGGCGCCAAGACTGGCCCAGGGTCCCGGCGCGGGTTTCGAGGTCGAGCGGCTGACGCAAGAGTGA